One uncultured Methanobrevibacter sp. DNA segment encodes these proteins:
- a CDS encoding 6-carboxytetrahydropterin synthase — protein MKILINGIQSNLRFSSAHVIPGHESCGFIHGHSYFVDVEIDGERAGEFEFVVDFKDVKSYTKTICNELDHRLLIPVYNKLIEFKDFDKKSDSIFDLKEQGSVRFKIDGKGYSVPSEDCVFLPLPYTSAEELSKFFAETLAKKLSEDYDNLNSIAVCVNEGIGQGAVYRKDL, from the coding sequence ATGAAAATTTTAATTAACGGTATTCAATCAAATTTAAGATTCTCTTCTGCTCATGTTATCCCCGGACATGAATCCTGCGGATTTATTCATGGACATTCATACTTTGTGGATGTTGAAATTGATGGTGAAAGAGCGGGGGAATTTGAATTTGTAGTCGACTTTAAAGATGTTAAAAGTTATACTAAAACAATCTGTAATGAATTGGATCACAGATTGTTGATTCCTGTTTATAATAAATTAATAGAGTTCAAGGATTTTGATAAAAAATCAGATTCTATTTTTGATTTAAAAGAACAAGGTTCTGTTCGCTTTAAAATTGATGGAAAAGGATATTCAGTTCCATCTGAGGACTGTGTATTTTTACCTCTTCCGTATACTTCTGCTGAAGAGTTATCTAAATTCTTTGCTGAAACTTTGGCTAAAAAACTTTCAGAGGATTATGATAATTTGAATTCAATAGCAGTTTGTGTTAATGAAGGAATTGGTCAGGGAGCAGTATATAGGAAAGATTTATAA
- a CDS encoding DUF366 family protein, translating into MIITHRHIDEKFEYDGSQINPSWAFQEFGIYGSSVITWIGPVNIVPDNLKDFADVGLEIKSNYMVNFICEFFDQQPPNMRIAYLRQRLLVMIFREILTEYGVPSKREGDDIFVDGGKLSISIASISLSSAKIHFALNLEDKGTPDDVDTIGLYDIKIDGKQVFNEDNLLELINETVKRFIDELKTIENDISKTKVL; encoded by the coding sequence ATGATTATTACTCATAGGCATATTGATGAAAAATTTGAATATGATGGAAGTCAAATTAATCCGTCATGGGCTTTTCAGGAGTTTGGTATTTACGGGTCATCTGTTATAACTTGGATTGGACCTGTTAATATCGTTCCGGATAATCTGAAGGATTTTGCAGATGTTGGTCTTGAAATTAAATCTAATTATATGGTTAATTTCATCTGCGAATTTTTTGACCAACAGCCCCCAAACATGAGGATTGCTTATCTAAGACAAAGGCTTTTAGTAATGATTTTTAGAGAAATTCTAACAGAATATGGTGTTCCTTCAAAAAGAGAAGGTGATGACATTTTTGTCGATGGCGGAAAACTCTCAATTTCAATAGCAAGTATTTCCTTAAGCTCTGCAAAAATTCATTTTGCACTTAATCTGGAAGATAAGGGAACTCCTGATGATGTGGATACAATTGGCCTTTATGATATAAAAATTGATGGAAAACAAGTATTTAATGAAGATAATTTATTAGAATTAATCAATGAAACAGTAAAAAGGTTCATTGATGAGTTAAAAACAATTGAAAATGATATAAGTAAAACTAAGGTGTTATGA
- a CDS encoding DNA polymerase subunit beta, whose translation MKQVRTRDFIYTSDDLYFASTNYIHPENRVISFLRYVPDPEGDREKDGKRYRKVGSEEAYSYLRENYPDYLYFSEVTNVEMMGVPLEKVEKIIKPEERLLGLKKTFDEGGEVKNPELIAKLMDVADFFHFTADIPYDHLGISGSILPGLQKSDVSDLDFVVYGLDNHRRAIAAFKEHRGKEVYIEEVDKHITVEGITNDYWDFVYDKRMFDESLTKEEFRWYENRKANRGTINGTLFDILATKDYDEIEGSWGDTVYEPQGIAKIECDIVSALGAFDNPSLYTIENVEVLDGVDFPLTEVVSFTHTYAGEVVDGEHVVAKGKVEKVIVNGEFSHYRIVVGTTREAIDEYLKLKESPA comes from the coding sequence ATGAAGCAAGTAAGAACAAGAGATTTTATCTACACAAGCGATGATTTGTATTTCGCATCAACAAATTACATTCACCCTGAAAACAGAGTAATTTCCTTTTTAAGATATGTACCTGATCCTGAAGGAGACCGTGAAAAAGACGGCAAACGTTATAGAAAAGTAGGGTCTGAAGAGGCATACTCATATTTACGTGAAAACTATCCTGATTATCTGTATTTTTCAGAAGTCACCAATGTTGAAATGATGGGAGTTCCATTGGAAAAAGTTGAAAAAATAATAAAGCCTGAAGAAAGGCTTTTAGGCCTCAAAAAGACTTTTGATGAAGGAGGAGAAGTTAAAAATCCAGAATTGATTGCAAAATTAATGGATGTTGCTGACTTTTTCCATTTCACAGCAGACATTCCATATGACCATTTAGGAATTTCAGGTTCAATACTGCCCGGCCTTCAAAAAAGTGATGTAAGTGACCTGGACTTTGTGGTTTATGGTCTTGACAATCACAGAAGAGCAATTGCCGCTTTTAAAGAACACCGTGGAAAAGAAGTCTACATCGAAGAAGTTGACAAGCACATTACAGTTGAAGGAATCACCAACGATTACTGGGATTTCGTATATGATAAAAGAATGTTTGACGAAAGCCTTACAAAAGAAGAGTTCAGATGGTATGAAAACAGAAAAGCAAACAGAGGAACAATCAACGGAACATTATTCGATATTTTAGCAACCAAAGATTACGATGAAATTGAAGGAAGCTGGGGAGATACAGTTTATGAGCCTCAGGGAATTGCAAAAATCGAATGTGATATCGTAAGTGCACTTGGAGCATTCGACAATCCATCATTATACACAATTGAAAATGTAGAAGTTCTTGACGGCGTTGATTTCCCATTGACTGAAGTTGTTTCATTTACACACACCTATGCAGGAGAGGTTGTTGACGGAGAGCATGTGGTTGCAAAAGGCAAAGTGGAAAAAGTCATTGTAAATGGTGAGTTTTCACATTACCGCATTGTTGTCGGAACTACCCGTGAAGCAATTGATGAGTATCTAAAGCTTAAGGAAAGCCCAGCTTAG
- a CDS encoding sodium-dependent transporter, with translation MTEQKKSEWNSNLAFMMAMISSAVGLGNIWRFPNVLYSNGGGSFMIPYIISLFLLGISFVLVEYAVGFKFKRSIARILYSINEKLEPVAWFILIVVFLITTYYVCVVGWDLIYIFLSFTKAWGSNPDLYFTNTVLQSTESVSGLFTIVPVVLASVFAIWFIAWFIIKRDLNEGIGNVSKILLPILCGIVVIIVAFSLTLPGASAGYTQIFTPDWSALGNFEVWLAAFGQIVFSLSLGMAIAMTYASYLPEGSKLVDNAIIVAFSNSGFEVFNSIGIFSILGFMTVTSGIPFNELVTSGTGLAFVVFPQVFNTMGPAAYVIGPLFFLCILFAGITSVIALLEGVCYSISEKFLIERKKTATVVCIVGFCISILFTTGIGSTLLGIFDAFLNNFALLFAVLLECIVFGWIYKFDDLIETLNNHSTIKVGKTWKIVIKYILPICILGLWIQGVISTISEPNDLSSIVMLILTIVVIVIPCIVAFLPARNKDYYNV, from the coding sequence ATGACAGAACAGAAAAAATCTGAATGGAATAGTAATCTTGCATTTATGATGGCAATGATTAGTTCTGCTGTCGGTCTTGGAAACATTTGGCGTTTCCCAAATGTTTTATATTCTAACGGTGGAGGCTCATTTATGATTCCCTACATCATTTCACTATTTCTTTTAGGAATTTCATTTGTTTTAGTGGAATATGCAGTCGGATTCAAGTTCAAAAGGTCAATTGCAAGAATATTATATTCAATTAATGAAAAATTAGAACCGGTAGCATGGTTTATACTGATTGTTGTATTTTTAATTACGACATATTATGTTTGTGTTGTTGGATGGGACCTAATTTATATATTCCTGAGTTTTACAAAAGCATGGGGATCAAATCCCGATTTATATTTTACTAATACAGTATTACAATCTACAGAATCAGTGTCTGGATTGTTTACAATTGTACCTGTTGTTCTCGCTTCAGTATTTGCTATTTGGTTTATAGCATGGTTTATTATCAAAAGGGATTTAAATGAGGGAATCGGTAATGTAAGTAAAATTTTATTACCTATACTTTGCGGAATTGTTGTAATTATTGTTGCATTCTCATTAACATTGCCAGGTGCATCAGCAGGATATACACAAATTTTCACACCCGATTGGTCGGCATTGGGCAATTTTGAAGTGTGGTTAGCAGCATTTGGACAAATTGTATTTTCCCTAAGTTTAGGAATGGCAATTGCAATGACCTATGCAAGTTATCTGCCAGAGGGTTCAAAATTAGTAGATAACGCAATAATTGTGGCATTTTCAAACTCCGGTTTTGAAGTGTTTAACTCAATTGGAATTTTTTCCATTTTAGGATTCATGACAGTGACAAGCGGGATTCCATTTAATGAACTTGTAACATCAGGAACAGGACTTGCATTTGTAGTATTCCCACAGGTGTTCAATACAATGGGACCTGCAGCATATGTAATTGGACCATTGTTCTTTTTATGCATCTTATTTGCAGGAATCACATCCGTTATTGCACTTCTTGAGGGAGTATGTTATTCAATTTCTGAAAAATTCCTTATCGAACGTAAAAAGACTGCAACAGTAGTTTGCATTGTTGGATTTTGTATTTCAATCCTCTTTACAACAGGTATTGGAAGTACACTTTTAGGAATTTTCGATGCATTTTTAAATAACTTCGCATTATTATTTGCAGTGCTTCTTGAGTGTATAGTCTTCGGTTGGATTTACAAATTTGATGATTTAATTGAAACCTTAAATAACCATTCAACAATTAAAGTTGGAAAAACTTGGAAAATAGTCATCAAATACATTTTACCGATTTGTATACTGGGCCTTTGGATACAAGGAGTAATTTCAACAATTTCTGAACCAAATGACCTAAGTTCAATCGTGATGTTAATATTAACTATAGTAGTGATAGTAATCCCATGTATTGTTGCATTCTTGCCTGCACGAAATAAAGATTACTACAACGTATAA
- a CDS encoding Dna2/Cas4 domain-containing protein — protein sequence MMNISSIKTHMYCPMKLYIQKHVDIQENEDYQLAIEIKKLKIDIQDLIQKNMRKIRKEMNISEIEQILSENIDSYIKSTADAIMSMDLGLESSKINQIIDDTYFNIKITALKIKQSMIIFNKHAFAIIDMFFPNCMYSYLLKDPQLELIGMCDKIEISDGKYYPVIIKNSNPPLKGVWDQDAIELVACAILIEEEFETDVYVGFVDYDKIGERRPVVMDVNLRKGLFDVMREVKEITDNKKLPTVKRNPRKCDTCEYIDICIKE from the coding sequence ATGATGAATATTTCTTCAATAAAAACACACATGTACTGTCCGATGAAACTCTACATTCAAAAGCATGTAGATATTCAGGAAAATGAAGATTACCAACTTGCAATCGAAATTAAAAAGCTTAAAATCGACATTCAAGACTTGATTCAGAAAAATATGAGAAAAATAAGAAAAGAAATGAATATATCTGAAATTGAACAGATTTTATCTGAAAATATTGATTCATACATCAAAAGCACCGCTGATGCAATTATGTCAATGGATTTAGGGCTTGAATCATCGAAAATCAACCAAATTATTGACGACACCTATTTCAACATTAAAATTACAGCTCTAAAAATAAAGCAGTCCATGATAATTTTCAACAAACACGCATTTGCAATAATCGACATGTTTTTTCCAAACTGCATGTATTCATATCTTCTAAAAGACCCCCAACTTGAATTAATAGGAATGTGCGACAAGATAGAAATAAGCGACGGCAAATATTATCCAGTTATCATCAAAAACTCAAATCCTCCCCTGAAAGGCGTCTGGGATCAGGATGCAATCGAACTTGTTGCCTGCGCAATACTTATAGAAGAAGAGTTTGAAACCGACGTCTATGTAGGTTTTGTCGATTATGACAAAATCGGAGAAAGACGCCCTGTTGTGATGGACGTTAATCTTAGAAAAGGACTATTTGATGTGATGAGAGAAGTTAAAGAAATTACTGACAATAAAAAACTCCCCACTGTTAAAAGAAATCCCCGAAAATGTGATACCTGTGAATATATAGACATCTGCATCAAGGAGTGA
- a CDS encoding DUF5612 domain-containing protein, with translation MNDYTLTIKTCEKKGVLDVITEVITSHGANISYVHLFVEKNDVGSINLELEHVTDIDELVSDLKNISEVKSVELHGSQLDIYGKRIIIVGGGAQVSQVAKGAITEADRHNIRGERISIDTIPLVGEKNIADAVEAISRLPRVSALVLAGSLMGGDITKAVKKVKKESNLIVISLNMPGSVTRYADLIITDPIQAGVLAVMAIADTAVFDIKRLGDNIKF, from the coding sequence ATGAATGATTATACATTAACTATTAAAACTTGTGAGAAAAAAGGTGTATTGGACGTTATTACTGAGGTTATCACTAGTCATGGTGCCAATATCAGTTATGTTCATCTTTTTGTTGAAAAAAATGATGTAGGTTCCATTAATTTGGAACTTGAGCATGTAACTGACATTGATGAATTGGTATCGGATTTGAAGAATATATCTGAAGTTAAATCTGTCGAATTGCATGGTTCTCAATTGGATATTTATGGAAAACGTATAATTATTGTTGGTGGCGGAGCGCAGGTGTCTCAAGTCGCTAAAGGTGCTATTACTGAAGCAGACAGGCATAACATACGCGGTGAGCGTATAAGTATTGATACAATTCCTCTGGTTGGTGAGAAAAATATTGCAGATGCTGTTGAAGCTATTTCAAGACTGCCTCGTGTAAGTGCATTGGTATTGGCAGGTTCACTTATGGGTGGAGATATTACTAAAGCCGTTAAAAAAGTTAAAAAAGAAAGTAATTTAATTGTAATATCTCTTAATATGCCTGGAAGTGTTACCAGATATGCTGATTTGATTATAACTGATCCTATTCAGGCCGGTGTTCTGGCGGTAATGGCTATTGCAGATACTGCCGTTTTTGATATTAAAAGACTTGGAGATAATATAAAATTTTAA
- a CDS encoding energy-converting hydrogenase B subunit P, whose amino-acid sequence MKFVMRPYHMVSLAGYIVEWDFPYRNLIIVNKTSEPIKIEIPVFHEEWIEEHRELGLDVIPVSKNDNFLSMWKRAHAELDKVRPKDE is encoded by the coding sequence TTGAAATTTGTTATGAGACCATATCATATGGTAAGTCTTGCAGGATACATTGTAGAATGGGATTTTCCTTACAGAAATCTCATTATTGTAAATAAAACCTCCGAGCCTATTAAAATAGAAATACCAGTTTTTCATGAAGAATGGATTGAAGAACACAGAGAGTTGGGTCTTGATGTAATTCCGGTATCTAAAAACGATAATTTCTTAAGCATGTGGAAAAGAGCTCATGCAGAACTTGATAAAGTAAGGCCAAAAGATGAATGA
- a CDS encoding respiratory chain complex I subunit 1 family protein, with the protein MFENTIVQSVIAVAATVLVCFIISTFLPGIERKYIHARIQQRIGPVVIAPGIMAPIKFMFKENVKVSSPVSGLYKILPIVCFIVVLCILIALTPQAYKIPALASLVAIVGFLKVEEICYVLMGALSKSVMSVNMPFPDQIKGAVHNNANRSFIEDISARRSLRMITYGSFPLYLALFAPVTAARSIFLPDIVAYQHAHGPFLFTVAGGIAAIVFFIGYMIILNEYPFSIIKAKCDVIEGPYMEYAAKYRAVVYLTRGFFMFVLGAVFSVLFIGIPPNVFSWGILVNIAVALIFVFMMGIFSAFSPVFTNRQLLPTIIGTTLLGILSVVLGLL; encoded by the coding sequence ATGTTTGAAAATACTATTGTTCAATCAGTTATTGCAGTTGCTGCAACTGTACTTGTCTGTTTTATAATTTCAACATTTCTTCCGGGAATCGAACGTAAATATATTCATGCAAGAATTCAGCAAAGAATCGGACCGGTTGTAATTGCTCCTGGAATAATGGCTCCAATAAAATTCATGTTTAAGGAAAATGTTAAAGTTTCATCTCCTGTTTCAGGATTATATAAGATATTGCCTATAGTATGTTTTATAGTTGTGCTGTGTATTCTAATTGCACTCACTCCTCAGGCTTACAAAATTCCGGCACTTGCAAGTCTTGTAGCTATTGTCGGATTTTTAAAGGTTGAAGAAATATGCTATGTGCTTATGGGGGCTTTATCCAAATCCGTAATGTCTGTCAATATGCCTTTTCCAGATCAGATTAAAGGTGCAGTTCACAATAACGCAAACAGGTCTTTCATTGAAGATATAAGTGCAAGAAGATCTTTAAGGATGATTACTTACGGGTCTTTCCCACTGTATTTAGCTTTATTTGCTCCTGTCACTGCTGCCAGAAGCATATTCTTGCCCGACATTGTAGCATATCAGCATGCTCACGGACCATTCCTGTTTACTGTAGCTGGTGGAATTGCGGCAATCGTGTTTTTCATTGGTTATATGATTATTTTAAATGAATATCCATTTTCAATAATTAAAGCTAAATGTGATGTTATTGAAGGACCATATATGGAATATGCTGCCAAATACAGAGCTGTTGTCTATCTGACAAGAGGATTTTTCATGTTTGTGCTTGGTGCGGTATTTTCAGTATTGTTTATCGGAATACCTCCAAATGTATTTTCATGGGGAATTTTGGTAAATATTGCTGTAGCTTTAATATTTGTATTTATGATGGGAATATTTTCAGCATTCAGTCCGGTATTTACAAACAGACAATTGCTGCCAACTATAATTGGTACAACATTACTCGGAATCCTATCTGTAGTACTTGGATTATTATGA
- a CDS encoding nickel-dependent hydrogenase large subunit: protein MDEKVPRSNIIETEIPMGTVHPAALEPYRVRFFVEDEIVQEAEITIGVNHRGIERIMEGLPVEKANSLTEKICGICSNSHIWNSCRTAEIGLGIEIPERATYIRVIMGELERLHSHFLYLAHGCEVLSHETFSMRVFYLREIVMELLAMIGGNRVQYGCSVLGGVRPRCDLDEAKLLRLKNDMDAIEEGLTGFVERFTADSIVMSRIAGIGVLPQKQAIELAVTGPTLRATGVARDLRTTMFEYDNFDFNVITQPDGDVKSNLIMRALESFESIKLIRQAIANIPEGKVVNRDWEMFDTDIIESYIEVPRGTLYHSYYLESGRVRHCVIRTPSMANIGAMQYACIGDQITDAQLCIVQCDPCFTCTDRAIEIIRR from the coding sequence ATGGATGAAAAAGTACCAAGAAGTAATATTATAGAAACTGAAATTCCAATGGGTACAGTTCACCCTGCTGCATTGGAACCATATAGAGTAAGATTTTTCGTTGAAGATGAAATAGTTCAGGAAGCAGAAATCACTATTGGTGTAAATCACAGGGGAATTGAAAGAATTATGGAAGGTCTTCCGGTTGAAAAAGCTAATTCCCTTACTGAAAAAATTTGTGGAATTTGTTCTAATTCACATATATGGAATTCCTGCAGAACTGCTGAAATTGGTTTAGGTATCGAAATTCCAGAGAGAGCTACTTACATTCGTGTCATAATGGGTGAACTTGAACGTTTACATTCACACTTCTTATATTTAGCGCATGGTTGTGAAGTATTGTCTCACGAAACATTCTCCATGAGGGTATTCTATTTAAGGGAAATTGTAATGGAACTGCTTGCAATGATTGGAGGTAACAGAGTTCAATACGGTTGTTCCGTTTTAGGAGGAGTCAGGCCAAGATGTGACTTGGATGAAGCAAAACTGTTAAGACTTAAAAATGATATGGATGCAATAGAAGAAGGGCTCACTGGTTTTGTGGAAAGGTTCACTGCAGACTCAATTGTCATGTCAAGGATTGCAGGAATTGGTGTATTGCCTCAAAAACAGGCTATTGAACTGGCTGTAACCGGACCTACCTTAAGGGCAACAGGCGTTGCAAGAGATTTAAGAACAACCATGTTTGAATATGATAACTTTGATTTTAATGTTATCACACAGCCTGACGGTGATGTTAAATCAAACTTAATCATGAGAGCTTTGGAATCATTCGAATCAATTAAGCTTATCCGTCAAGCAATTGCCAATATTCCTGAAGGTAAAGTAGTCAACAGGGATTGGGAAATGTTTGACACTGATATTATTGAAAGTTATATTGAAGTTCCACGAGGAACTCTATATCACTCATATTATTTGGAAAGTGGAAGAGTAAGGCACTGTGTAATAAGAACTCCATCAATGGCAAATATTGGAGCTATGCAATATGCCTGTATCGGAGATCAAATTACTGATGCCCAATTATGTATTGTACAGTGTGATCCATGTTTTACATGTACAGACCGTGCAATTGAGATAATCAGGAGGTAA
- a CDS encoding NADH-quinone oxidoreductase subunit B family protein: MGLKSFSRARAIHVMLVYTGGCNGCDIEIVNSILSPRFDAEQYNVFLTWNPREADVLVVTGPVTHLNRKPLEKIYEAIPNPKLVVAAGSCALMGGVYKNCYGDIPSEEIEGPVENIIPVAAKVPGCAVRPQDVLAGVVSLLPTLLDAD, translated from the coding sequence ATGGGTCTTAAATCATTTTCAAGAGCAAGAGCAATACATGTCATGTTGGTTTATACAGGCGGATGTAATGGATGCGATATTGAAATTGTAAACTCAATATTATCACCAAGATTCGATGCTGAACAATATAATGTGTTTTTAACATGGAATCCTCGTGAAGCTGATGTACTGGTTGTCACAGGGCCGGTTACTCATTTGAATAGAAAACCGTTGGAAAAAATTTATGAAGCTATCCCTAATCCGAAATTGGTGGTAGCTGCAGGAAGTTGTGCTTTAATGGGCGGAGTATACAAAAACTGTTATGGTGATATTCCGTCAGAAGAAATTGAAGGACCAGTCGAAAATATTATACCGGTAGCTGCAAAAGTTCCTGGCTGTGCTGTAAGGCCGCAGGATGTTTTAGCTGGAGTTGTATCATTGTTACCTACATTATTGGATGCGGATTAA
- a CDS encoding 4Fe-4S binding protein, whose product MSILRIALEGAFTNFKRIFFAADRVTDMELRKQISTLSVEVDDRVDEKACIGCAGCANVCPTGAVEMKKLASPVKITDGWTKTEVPEINLEKCVVCYYCHDFCPVYSLYGEKGTIHPSCVGDQEVDIADTMNKPFKISEDKLKFIAQYLSDNTVLKNREEGD is encoded by the coding sequence ATGAGTATACTAAGAATAGCTTTGGAAGGAGCATTTACTAACTTTAAAAGAATCTTTTTTGCAGCTGATAGAGTTACAGACATGGAACTTAGAAAGCAGATTTCAACCCTTTCAGTAGAAGTTGATGACCGTGTTGACGAGAAGGCTTGTATTGGATGTGCAGGATGTGCGAATGTCTGTCCTACAGGTGCAGTTGAGATGAAAAAATTGGCAAGTCCTGTAAAAATAACTGACGGATGGACTAAAACCGAAGTACCTGAAATTAATCTTGAAAAATGTGTGGTTTGTTATTATTGTCATGATTTCTGCCCGGTATATTCACTTTATGGTGAAAAAGGAACAATTCACCCAAGTTGTGTAGGAGATCAGGAAGTTGATATTGCAGATACTATGAATAAACCGTTTAAGATATCTGAAGACAAGCTTAAATTTATTGCACAATATTTATCTGATAATACGGTATTGAAGAATAGGGAGGAAGGTGATTAG
- a CDS encoding 4Fe-4S binding protein, whose translation MFLTTNTCEEKEECIKSCPTKSIRLINGQPFSCLTCGICSKNCPNGAIFQNSYGGYVVDRAKCNGCGMCMYNCPTNNITIEDGIVYGICSRCGACAEAFPESRVDGFELEKDKQITLIKSMNILNPPLNDVPHKSENLIEEVSRCYFGTDTDKCILCGRCEEYCPMEAIHVKIDRDEGICRECRLCSDVCPNGSMNKHQMVNKSSCTLCLNCMKACPHDAISVDDFEIIVNKINQKATGKIISCLNCGLCADLCENESLRKVDGHLRYDPTSDTENVSHDIAVASCPVHTLTEDSEMFIYDEFEDTELPALSGFCVSCGKCVQVCDEAQARQYMTHTWDGKVSDDCISCGICVEVCQEEAITLYRGTISVKLDKCILCENCAVHCPVDAIPKSTMYKNEIVDGFNFIEQKLCMHCGVCHGICSYDAIDKIDGNYVVNEEKCTYCGACKNACPAKAFLFERNFKDSIEGI comes from the coding sequence ATGTTTTTAACAACTAATACCTGTGAAGAAAAAGAAGAGTGTATTAAATCATGTCCTACAAAATCTATTAGATTAATTAATGGCCAACCGTTCAGTTGTCTTACATGCGGGATCTGTTCTAAAAACTGTCCTAATGGTGCTATATTCCAAAATAGTTATGGAGGATATGTTGTAGACAGGGCTAAATGTAACGGTTGTGGAATGTGCATGTACAACTGTCCGACAAACAATATCACTATTGAAGACGGTATTGTTTATGGAATCTGCTCACGTTGCGGAGCCTGTGCAGAAGCCTTCCCTGAAAGCCGTGTAGATGGTTTTGAGCTTGAAAAAGATAAGCAAATCACATTAATCAAATCAATGAACATACTGAATCCGCCACTGAATGATGTTCCTCACAAATCAGAAAACTTGATAGAGGAAGTTTCAAGATGTTACTTCGGAACTGATACTGATAAATGTATATTATGTGGCAGATGTGAAGAATATTGTCCGATGGAAGCTATCCATGTAAAGATTGACCGTGATGAAGGAATCTGTCGTGAATGCAGATTGTGCAGTGATGTTTGTCCAAATGGATCAATGAATAAACATCAAATGGTAAACAAATCATCATGTACACTTTGTCTTAATTGTATGAAAGCATGTCCTCATGATGCAATTTCTGTAGACGACTTTGAAATAATCGTCAATAAGATTAATCAAAAAGCGACTGGTAAAATCATATCCTGTCTTAATTGTGGTTTATGCGCTGATTTATGTGAAAACGAATCACTTAGAAAAGTTGACGGCCACTTAAGATATGACCCAACATCAGACACTGAAAATGTTTCTCATGATATTGCAGTTGCCTCATGTCCGGTTCATACATTGACTGAAGACAGTGAAATGTTTATTTATGATGAATTTGAGGACACAGAGCTACCGGCATTGTCCGGATTTTGTGTATCATGTGGAAAATGTGTTCAGGTTTGTGATGAAGCTCAAGCTCGTCAGTACATGACTCATACCTGGGATGGAAAAGTTTCAGATGATTGTATCTCATGTGGAATATGTGTGGAAGTATGTCAGGAAGAGGCAATTACATTGTATAGGGGCACAATATCTGTAAAATTGGATAAATGTATTTTATGTGAAAATTGTGCGGTTCACTGTCCGGTTGATGCGATTCCAAAATCTACAATGTATAAAAACGAAATTGTTGATGGATTCAACTTCATCGAACAGAAATTATGTATGCATTGCGGAGTATGTCATGGAATCTGTTCATATGATGCAATTGATAAAATTGATGGTAATTATGTAGTTAATGAAGAGAAATGTACATATTGTGGAGCATGTAAGAATGCGTGTCCTGCAAAAGCATTTTTATTCGAAAGAAATTTTAAAGATTCAATAGAGGGTATTTAA
- a CDS encoding energy-converting hydrogenase B subunit J, with translation MLSLGPIIFGLILGIIIGSQIKLANTDVKFTLGAFVVILIAGIIVAWQSGNYPFYTDLPISTAFLSAMIGIFVGKLLFARSK, from the coding sequence ATGTTATCATTAGGGCCGATAATATTTGGTTTAATATTGGGCATAATTATTGGGTCTCAAATTAAACTCGCCAATACTGATGTAAAATTCACTCTCGGAGCATTTGTAGTAATTTTGATTGCAGGAATTATTGTAGCATGGCAATCAGGCAATTATCCGTTTTACACAGATTTACCTATTTCCACAGCATTTTTATCTGCAATGATTGGAATTTTTGTAGGCAAACTACTATTTGCAAGGAGTAAATAA